A stretch of DNA from Halanaerobiales bacterium:
TTTCTATATCACTTTTTGCTCTTTTTTTAGAAATTTCAGCTTCTTCAACTGCCTTTTCAGCAATTTGTCTATCTATTTTAGAAGATGTTATTTCAGTTCTCTCTTTATCAAGTCTGGCTAATTCTAAATTCATTTCTTTTAATTTTAAATCAATACTATTATTTAATGCTTCTTTTAGAACCTTATCTTCATTTACTTGCCAAATTTCAGGTTTAATTAATTCAGCAAATTTTAAATTATCTTCTCTGCCAACCCCAATTTTAGTTTTAAATTCTCTTAAAGATTGTTCATAATTATCCTGAGAAGATTTATAATTATAACGTGCATCCTGATAATTATTTTTTTGTTCTAAAAGGCTAACATTACCAATATCTCCTATTTCATATTTTGCCTGACTCTCCTCTAATAATTTGTTTTCTAATTTTTCTCTTTTTTCTAAAATTTTCAGGTTATATTTAGTTAGTATTAAATTATTATATTGCTGTACTACATTTTTTATAAGAGAATCACGGGTACTATCATAAGTGTTTTCTGCATTTTTTAATGTGTATTTTGCCCTTAATTCATTATAATCTGATTGAGTAGTAAGATTATTAGCTATACTTTTTTGATACTCAAGTTTTGATTTTTCCAGACTGATTTTTGCTTCTTTTAAGTTAAGGTTGTTTTCTAAAGCCAGATCAAGAGCTGATTCTAAGCTAATATTTATTGTTTCTGCACCTACAAATGTTGTTGAAAAAACAATTAATAATAATGTCAATAAAATATAA
This window harbors:
- a CDS encoding TolC family protein — protein: MKKITNYILLTLLLIVFSTTFVGAETINISLESALDLALENNLNLKEAKISLEKSKLEYQKSIANNLTTQSDYNELRAKYTLKNAENTYDSTRDSLIKNVVQQYNNLILTKYNLKILEKREKLENKLLEESQAKYEIGDIGNVSLLEQKNNYQDARYNYKSSQDNYEQSLREFKTKIGVGREDNLKFAELIKPEIWQVNEDKVLKEALNNSIDLKLKEMNLELARLDKERTEITSSKIDRQIAEKAVEEAEISKKRAKSDIENNSVLAYHDYQQAIEEMQLKNNNFEKAKEDYRLKKEQYNEGLITESELLNYEINKMQAEYDYLSAVTNYINKRIVLRQQMNVELEVIDSAK